The Bacillota bacterium genome contains the following window.
CAAGGCCAAAGGAGCGACGATCTTGATGTCCTCCAGGTTGATCTGCCGCCTGCCTTCCAGCGCCGCCCTGGCTATAGCGCCCAGCCTTATCGACTCTATAGCCCTCAGACTCTCGAGACCAAAATCTATGTAAATCTCCGCCAGCAGTCGCATGAATTGAGTGCCAAAGTCGACATTCGCCATCTCCCCGGAACGTTGAAGCAGAAGTTCCCGGAATGATAGTCCGGGGTCAGCTTGGATAGGCAAGTCCCCGCCGGGTCTCTCTCTATATCTCAATATAGAATTGGCTTCCAGGATTTCTTTTACGGTATCCACCTCTCCTGGACGCCCCATCGTCACCAAAAAATCGAATCTATCTGAAAGCTGCCGCCTTACGTCCTCCAGCGGACCTGGTTCCTCATCCGGATTGGAGGCTCCCCACACAGCGAGTGTAATTGGCATCTCGAAGCTGGCAAAGCCCACTTCCTCGATCTGGAGCCTGCCGGGTTTGGTGCCCATGACATCTAGCAATATATCAGTAAGCTCAGGGGATGTGTCTGCAAGACGGTTTATCTCATCTACAAACACTATGCCCCTATTGGCCCTTGGGAGGATCCCGGGCAGGAGCGCTGCCTCGGCTTTCTCAGCGGATGCGAGGCGGCCCAGGTCAATACTCCCGACGACAGTGCCTATCTTGGCGGAATGTGAGATCTCCAGAAATGGCATCCTGATCCATTCTGTGCCAATCCCTCGAATCTCATCCTGCGTCATGGAACGATGTACTGGACAATGTGGGTAAGCTGGGTCGCAATTATAGGGACATCCCTTTATCCGCTCTATACGAGGAAGAATATCCTTTGCGCTGCGGATTATCGTCGTCTTTCCGGTGCCCCGTAGACCTTCGACATGTATATGAATCGGAAGGCCGCCAAGGAGGGAGAGCGTCGAAATCTCCAGAGCTGTAAAAAGCGATCTGTTGCCATCATGTCGTATGAGATTGAAGTATCTGCCCATCATCGTCCCGTATCATCCGGACATCACCGCTATCTGATATCCGGATCTTCCGGTAGCACCTCCAATGGCCAATATTGGCGTAAGAAATCAGCATTAGTATTATGGCCACTGCCACTCTGTGACATACCGGAAACTGTAAAAGGAGATATGGCTCATTATGTAAATCCTGGAGACAAAAAGAAAGCCCTCCGGATGTCCATAGCCTTCTATAGAACTCCGGGGGCTTCGACAGATTCTTCAATCTCGTCCGGAGAGTAACCCATAAACACTGACTATGCCTTCGCCAGGGCGGCCCTCTTCTCTCGCTCGCGCTCCCAGTTCTTCCAGTCTAGCCATATGCTAGAGGCAATGAAGATGGAAGAATAGGTTCCCGAGGTAAGCCCTATGATGAGCGCCAGCGCGAAATCCCTTATGGTAGCGCCGCCGAACATATATACAGCGACTACTGCCAGGAGCGTCGTGATAAGCGTATTAAGAGTCCTAGTCATTGTCTCGAGTATACTCCTATTCACAAGTTCAGCGAGACCTTCCCCTCTTCTCCTGATCTTTAGATTTTCCCTTATCTTATCGTAAACCACGATCGTGTCATTGATCGAGTACCCTAGGATAGTCAAGATGGCTGCCATAAATGGGCTATTGACCTCACGTCCCATGAGGGAGAACGCGCCCAGCGTGATCAGGACGTCATGCACCAGCGCTATTACAGCGGCAGTCGCAAATTTGAACTCAAACCTGGCGCTCACATATATCAGAATACCTATCGAACCAATTATGCAGGCAACCAGCGCCCGCCTCAGAAGCTCGCCGCCGATTATAGGTTCAACCATTTCAGACTCAACGACATTTACCTTACCGAGACGCTCACCCAGGACATTGAGGACCCTTTCTAGTTGCTCATCGTTGAATGGCCGGCCATTTACATGGGCACGGACCTGGACGTCACTGGTCCCCTTTACCGGCTGGACAACTGCTTTATCCAGGTGAAGATCGGATAATTCCTGACTTACCAGTACGTTCATCACCTGCGCCGCACTCACAGGGCTTTCAAATCTAAGCCGTATCAACGACCCGCCAGTGAAATCCACCCCCAGGTTGAGCCCCTTTATGGACAAGGAGATGACACTCAGCAGGATCAAAATGCCTGAGATCGCAAGGAAAAGTCGCTTCTTGCCGATAATATCTATGCCCATCGTGTCACCTCCTATGCCCCGAAATAGGCTACATATTTGTCGGGGTTTCTGTCAACTATCGCGCTCATTATCGTTCGCGTCACCACAACGGCGGTAAACATGCTGATCAAGACGCCCAGCCCGAGTGTAACGGCAAAACCCTTGACAGAACCAGTTCCATATAGATATAGAACCGCTCCGGTAATCAGGGTCGTAATATTGGAGTCCAGAATACAGTTGAGCGCCCTGTCATGACCCGCTCTTATCGCAGCCCCTAGTCTCTTGCCGCCGCGAATCTCTTCCTTTATCCTTTCGAAGATTATTACATTGGCGTCAACAGCCATTCCGACTGAAAGGATCAGACCCGCGATGCCTGGCAACGTGAGAGTCGCATGTAATCCGGCGAGAGATGCCATTACAAGAACGCCATATATGAGCAGGGCAATATCAGCCATGAGCCCTGGCAGCTTATATATCCCGAGCATATACAGCAACACCAATCCGACACCGACTACGGCTGCAACAGCGCTCTGTTGTATCGACTCCTTCCCGAGCATCGGCTCGAGCACCTCGCTGTGGAGCAGCTTCATCGGCACGGGAAGGGCGCCGGCCCGGAGCATCATCGCCAGGTCCTTGGCAGTATTCATGCTCTCTATCCCCTGGATGATCCCCTTGTCTTTGATCACCGCCTGAACCTGCGGGTTACTCAACATCTGGTTATCCAGAAGTATTGCTATCCTGCGCCCCAGATTTTCCCTAGTTGCGATCTCGAACTTCTTAGCCCCCTCGGGGGTTAACTCAAAATGCACTGAGGGTCTTCCGTACTCATCAGGACCGGCAGTGGCATTGCGCAAATCCGCCCCGGTCATGACCACCCTCCCTGATTCATCCTTGAATTCAAGCTGGGCTGTCTGCCCGATAATCTTCTTGGCACGATCAGGGTCTCTGACTCCTGCCAGTTCCACCACCACGCGACGGTCACCCTGGCGGTAAATCACTGGCTCAGCGAGTCCCATCTGATCGATACGCCTCTCAATGACTTCTTTTGCCCGCATGACTGCGTCCTCGTCCACTTTGACGGCATCAGTGTCCTGGGCTTCCAGCACGAGCCTCGTGCCGCCCCTGAGATCCAGGCCCAGATTTAACGGACGATAATAGATAGTCACAGCGCAAAATACCGTTAAAACCAGGATCCCAATGAGCTTCCATAAATTGGTTCTATTCATCGATCCGCCGCCAGCTATCCCCTCCTGCCAATCTCAGAGACTATAGATCCAAAAGATATACCATAAACCCCGAGGATATCGAGAGAGGACCGCGACGACTCCCCCCTTCGGTCAAAATCGCACAAACTCATTATATAGGGCAGGGGAAGGCTTGTCAATCAAAGGAATTGTGCACTATAAGAGCAGCGGATCAGGCCTTTTCGTCTTTCCGGCAATCACGAAGCCCTGCTCTCACCCCTTGAGTCCTGTTATCACGATCCCTTGTATGAAATATCTCTGTGTAAAGAAAAACAGCACAAGACATGGAAGAGCGACTACCAATGACGCAGCCATAAGGAGGTTCCACGCCGTCATGCCATACATGCCGGTAAACCGGCTCAGAGCCAGGCTTACCGTGAGCTTATCCCTGCTGTTCAAGTAGATGAGGGGACCCATAAAATCATTCCAGTTCCACATGAACCCGAATATGGCAACTGTCGCCAGAGCTGGCTTGGTGAGCGGCATAAGCACTCTCCCGTATATGCCCAGGTAACCGCACCCATCTATCTTGGCCGCATCATCGAGTTCAATGGGTATGGTCATGAAAAATTGTCTGAGAAGGAAGATGAAAAACGCGCTGCCGAAAAAATTGGGCACTATTAATGGCTTGAAAGTATCTACCCAATTCAGTTGTTTGAAAAGAACAAACAGCGGAATCATGGTAACCTGAGACGGAATCATCATGGTAGCCAGCACCAAGATAAACAGCATATCTCTGGCTCGTGCTCTCAATCTAGCAAAACCATAGGCTACCAGCGATGAGGAAAGGAGCTGGCCGAACATAGATGAAAAGGTGACAATTACGGTATTGGTGAAATACCGGCCAAATGGTAGGAATGTAAGAGCCCGGACGAAGTTGCCCCAGAGGAACTTAGTGGGAATCCACTGAGGCGGGAAAAGGTAGACTTCGCCATCCTCCTTTAGGGCGGTGGATAACATCCAGAAAACCGGAATGAGGATAACTATGCTTGCAATGACCAGGGTAGCATAGACAAATATCCGGCCTAGCAATTCTGTCTTACGTTTGCTTCTAGCCAACGAATTCAACCCCCTTCCCGGCCTATCGCCCGCGGGCAGTGCCTTCGTAATATACCCAGAGCGGCGAAGACTTGAATACCAGGAGAGTAAGCGCCAATATTATCAGAAATAGGATCCATGCCAGAGCTGAGGCATAGCCCATGCTAAAGAACTGGAATGCGTTCTGGTATATATAGAGCACATAGAAGAGAGACGCATAATGCGGGCCGCCACCTGTCATCACATAAGCCTGGGTGAAGACCTGAAATGAGCCGATTATGCCCATTATGAGATTGAACAATATTACAGGACTCATCATGGGCAGAGTGATTCTCATAAGCTTATTCCATGGGGTGGCCCCATCTATCTCGGCTGCTTCATACAATTCCGTGGGCACACCCTGAAGCCCAGCCAAATATATCACTATACCTCCACCGATGCCCCAAAGGCTCATGATGATCAATGCCGGCAACACCCACTCTTCGCTCATTATCCAGGCAGGCCCATGAATGCGAAAGAGGATCCAAAGAAGATAGTTGAGTATCCCGAATTCGGGGTTGAATATCCACATCCACAATAGAGATACAGCAACGCCAGAAATAACCGATGGCATGTAAAAGATCGTCCTGAACCAGGCAAGGCCACGGACCTTTTGGTTGAGCAACAGGGCTATGGCAAGCGATGCCATCATGTCAAGAGGCACGCCAAAGAAAGAGTAAATAGCCGTGACTTTGAGCGATTGCCAAAATAGAGGATCTGACAACAGCTTTGCGAAATTCCCGAGCCAAATCCATTGAGGAGGGTTCACGATATCATAGTTGCAAAAGCTAAAAAAGAGTGATGCTACGATGGGGCCGGCCGTAAATGCGATAAATCCGATCAACCATGGGGAAATAAAGAGATAAAATGCAGCCTCTTCCCGCCTCGCCATATGGCTGAGATGCGTCTTCATAGCCTGATCAATCCTGCCTATTATTAGATTTTGGGGGCCATGGCATAAGAGGTTTATGCCATGGCCCGGATTTATGAAGACCTGGATAGTGCCTATTTCTTGCGCAGGCTCTCGAGATTTTCCTTTATGGCACTGTTGAGCTTGGGTATCATAGTGTCAACAACCTCTTTGGCGCTCTTTTTGCCAAGCCATAGAGGATCGATTTCAGCATTCCAAATTGACTGGAGTTTATAAAAGCCAAATATGGTATGTTCCGCGTCTTCCTGAGCATAAGTGAACGCTCCATCCAGGACCTGATCAAGCTGTTCCTTGGTATTCACTACATATGGGCTTATATGATCGATGTACATTCCCCTCAGAGACGGACGCGACACTATCCTGCCGGTGCGTTGCCCGAAGATCTTTTGCACCTCGTCGCTTACCAGATACTGGACAAACTCCCATACTTCTTCAGGATGTTTTGTCTTGCTGGAGATCTCCATAGGATCTGTGTATAGGCAGACCTTTCTTTCAGGGTGAGAATATGGGACTGCCGCTATTCCCCATTTAAAGTTCTTGGGCAGCGGCTGCCATATGGCCCAGTCGCCGCTCATGACCATGCCGACCTTGCCTGTCTTGAGAACAGGGCCCATCTGCTCAATGACCTGCAACTGCGCAGGAGTGGGACTCACCTTGTGCTTGTATGTGAGATCAGCCTTGTTCTGCAGCGCGGTTACCAAAGCCTTGTAATTTTTCTGGTCATCGAGGGCGACCTTGGTGGGTGGACCCGAGATGTAGGATTCCTTGGGAAACATGTCTCCGCCCCAACCCCAGGCAAGTTCGAAGATATCCCTCGTCTCAACGACTCCATATTCATCTATCCTGCCGTCTCCGTTCACGTCCCGCGTCAACTTTTTCGCGGTTTCGATCATCTTCTCCCATGTCCAGGTTTTATCCGCCCAGTCGGTCGGAGGATAGGAGACTCCGGCTTTATCAAACAATGTCGCATTGAAGAAGCAAGCTGTGTATGCTTGAAGAAATGGGATACCGCGTAGCTGGTCCTTATAAGTCGCGCCTTCTAGGGCTACTTTGTAGAAATCATTCATCCGCAGGGTTTTCTCATGCTTCTTGGCGAGGGAGGTCAAATCCATATTCATGCCACGAATGGCATGATCCATATGTGAAAAGACATGGCGCTATCGCTAGAACGGCGAAGCGTATATCACCTCCGATCCCGGGACGATCTTAAGCTCCCATCTTTTCGCCTGGAATAGGCCAGGACTCTATCCAAAGCCTGACCTACTCCAAATAGTCCCAACTATTCTATTTAATTCTCCTCTGGAATAGATTTTCCTCCTGAGTAACGAAATCCGGCAGCTATTTTGACACATTTCTAGTAGATACAATTTTCTCATGATATCCGCCTGAATAATAGGCAGCTATCGGATCCTCCGGCAGACCTTCTTCTACCCGGAACTTGGCCAGGAGCGGGCGCACATCCGTCTCAAAAGCATCTCGCAGTATGGATTCGGCTCCCAGCACATCACCGTCCGCCTGGGCCCTTGCAAGGGCGACACGATCCACAAGAAGCGCCTTGGCCAGTGCCGTTTGAATATTGATGACAGAGCGGATCATGGCAGGAATCTTTGGCTCTATATTATGGCTCTGGTCTATCATATACCCTATTCGGGAGGCATGGTCGGAAATTGAAGGATCATCATCTTCGAGCGCATCTACCAGTTCATTGAAGATCAGGAACAATTGATAGGGGTTGCTGCTACCGGTAATCAGGTCGTCGTCAGCATATTTCCGGTCATTGAAATGGAAACCGCCCAACCGGCCCTCAAATATGAGAGTCGCAACGATATGCTCTATGTTGGCTCCATGCAAATGGTGACCCAGATCAACCAATACCTGGGCTCGGGGGCCAAGGCGCATAGCCAAGGCATAGGCTGATCCCCAATCTGCGACATCGGTATGATAGAACGCAGGCTCAAAGGGCTTATATTCTATCAGGAGGCGCATCCCCTCCGGCATCGCCGCATATGTCTCCTCCAGAGCCTCTATAAGCCACTCACGACGTTTGCGGAAATTCCCCTGGCCAGGGAAATTCGTACCATCGGACAGCCACAGGCTGATCATAGATGAATTCACCTCTTTGGCTATCTGGACGCATTCCAGAAGATGATTCCTGGCCCGCCTCCTGATGCTGGCATCCGCATGGCAGAGGCTCCCTAGCATATATTCATGATCCTGAAAAAGATTGGGATTCACAGCACCAACCTTGAGTCCCAGGCTTTCAGCCCTGCGCTTCAGGGCCCCATAGTCATCGACTTTATCCCATGGGATATGTATAGCCACAGACGGACAAGCGCCTGTCAGCTGATGCACAAGAGCAGCATCTTCTAGTTTTTCCCATATATCCCGAGCCGCCCCAGGCTGTGGGAACACCTGAAATCTGGTTCCGGCATTTCCATATCCCCATGATGGAGTTTCCACCTTAAAATCGCGAAGCCTCTCTCTAAAAGTCTCAGGGTTTATTCCCCGCCCTCGAAGAGTCTCCCAAGCATCCGTCATCGCAAAAGACCTCCCGTCAATTCAATGATGAGTAACGATGATCAACCCCGCTCGATGAGAATCTTGAATCTCGCATATGCCTCTTCCCATGCGCCCCTTGCTTCCTCGCGCGGCTCGAATTCTTCGAGCTGAAACGAAGCTCGGATTATTTGGCGAATCTCTGTCATATCCTTTACCTCGCCCAATGCCATAGCTTGGACCAACAGGTTGCCAATAGCTGTCGCCTCAGCAGGCCCGGCAATCACAATTCGGCCCGTGGCATCTGCTGTATATTGATTGAGAAGGTGATTCTTGGACCCGCCTCCGACAATGTAGATGGTGTCTATATGGCGCCCAGTTATGATCTCCAATTGTTCCAGGGTCATCCGATAACGTAGCGCCAGACTCTCCAGGGCGCAACGCAAGATCGCGCCTCTGGTTTCAGGCACAAGCTGGCCTGTGCGCTTGCAGAAATCCTGTATAGCAGCAGGCATGCTCGGCGGGTTCAGAAATGAATCATCATCTGGGTCCACAAAAGATACTAGGGGTTTGGCCTGACCCGCCAGATGGGTCAATGCATCATAAGAAAGTGCTTCCCCTTCCTTTTGCCATTCCTTTCTGCACCTCTGTATCAACCATAGACCCATTATGTTCTTGAGAAAGCGGAATGTCCCACCGACTCCCCCTTCATTGGTGAAGTTGAATTGAGCCACATGCTCCCCCAGATATGGCTTTTTCGTTTCGACGCCCATCAAGGACCAGGTGCCAGAGCTGATATACGCGTAATTGCCTGTTGCCATACCATCTTCAT
Protein-coding sequences here:
- a CDS encoding sugar ABC transporter permease, which encodes MKTHLSHMARREEAAFYLFISPWLIGFIAFTAGPIVASLFFSFCNYDIVNPPQWIWLGNFAKLLSDPLFWQSLKVTAIYSFFGVPLDMMASLAIALLLNQKVRGLAWFRTIFYMPSVISGVAVSLLWMWIFNPEFGILNYLLWILFRIHGPAWIMSEEWVLPALIIMSLWGIGGGIVIYLAGLQGVPTELYEAAEIDGATPWNKLMRITLPMMSPVILFNLIMGIIGSFQVFTQAYVMTGGGPHYASLFYVLYIYQNAFQFFSMGYASALAWILFLIILALTLLVFKSSPLWVYYEGTARGR
- a CDS encoding extracellular solute-binding protein, whose translation is MDLTSLAKKHEKTLRMNDFYKVALEGATYKDQLRGIPFLQAYTACFFNATLFDKAGVSYPPTDWADKTWTWEKMIETAKKLTRDVNGDGRIDEYGVVETRDIFELAWGWGGDMFPKESYISGPPTKVALDDQKNYKALVTALQNKADLTYKHKVSPTPAQLQVIEQMGPVLKTGKVGMVMSGDWAIWQPLPKNFKWGIAAVPYSHPERKVCLYTDPMEISSKTKHPEEVWEFVQYLVSDEVQKIFGQRTGRIVSRPSLRGMYIDHISPYVVNTKEQLDQVLDGAFTYAQEDAEHTIFGFYKLQSIWNAEIDPLWLGKKSAKEVVDTMIPKLNSAIKENLESLRKK
- a CDS encoding carbohydrate ABC transporter permease, whose product is MPAGDRPGRGLNSLARSKRKTELLGRIFVYATLVIASIVILIPVFWMLSTALKEDGEVYLFPPQWIPTKFLWGNFVRALTFLPFGRYFTNTVIVTFSSMFGQLLSSSLVAYGFARLRARARDMLFILVLATMMIPSQVTMIPLFVLFKQLNWVDTFKPLIVPNFFGSAFFIFLLRQFFMTIPIELDDAAKIDGCGYLGIYGRVLMPLTKPALATVAIFGFMWNWNDFMGPLIYLNSRDKLTVSLALSRFTGMYGMTAWNLLMAASLVVALPCLVLFFFTQRYFIQGIVITGLKG
- the secF gene encoding protein translocase subunit SecF, producing MGIDIIGKKRLFLAISGILILLSVISLSIKGLNLGVDFTGGSLIRLRFESPVSAAQVMNVLVSQELSDLHLDKAVVQPVKGTSDVQVRAHVNGRPFNDEQLERVLNVLGERLGKVNVVESEMVEPIIGGELLRRALVACIIGSIGILIYVSARFEFKFATAAVIALVHDVLITLGAFSLMGREVNSPFMAAILTILGYSINDTIVVYDKIRENLKIRRRGEGLAELVNRSILETMTRTLNTLITTLLAVVAVYMFGGATIRDFALALIIGLTSGTYSSIFIASSIWLDWKNWEREREKRAALAKA
- the rhaI gene encoding L-rhamnose isomerase — protein: MDGRSFAMTDAWETLRGRGINPETFRERLRDFKVETPSWGYGNAGTRFQVFPQPGAARDIWEKLEDAALVHQLTGACPSVAIHIPWDKVDDYGALKRRAESLGLKVGAVNPNLFQDHEYMLGSLCHADASIRRRARNHLLECVQIAKEVNSSMISLWLSDGTNFPGQGNFRKRREWLIEALEETYAAMPEGMRLLIEYKPFEPAFYHTDVADWGSAYALAMRLGPRAQVLVDLGHHLHGANIEHIVATLIFEGRLGGFHFNDRKYADDDLITGSSNPYQLFLIFNELVDALEDDDPSISDHASRIGYMIDQSHNIEPKIPAMIRSVINIQTALAKALLVDRVALARAQADGDVLGAESILRDAFETDVRPLLAKFRVEEGLPEDPIAAYYSGGYHEKIVSTRNVSK
- the secD gene encoding protein translocase subunit SecD, which gives rise to MNRTNLWKLIGILVLTVFCAVTIYYRPLNLGLDLRGGTRLVLEAQDTDAVKVDEDAVMRAKEVIERRIDQMGLAEPVIYRQGDRRVVVELAGVRDPDRAKKIIGQTAQLEFKDESGRVVMTGADLRNATAGPDEYGRPSVHFELTPEGAKKFEIATRENLGRRIAILLDNQMLSNPQVQAVIKDKGIIQGIESMNTAKDLAMMLRAGALPVPMKLLHSEVLEPMLGKESIQQSAVAAVVGVGLVLLYMLGIYKLPGLMADIALLIYGVLVMASLAGLHATLTLPGIAGLILSVGMAVDANVIIFERIKEEIRGGKRLGAAIRAGHDRALNCILDSNITTLITGAVLYLYGTGSVKGFAVTLGLGVLISMFTAVVVTRTIMSAIVDRNPDKYVAYFGA
- a CDS encoding magnesium chelatase, with amino-acid sequence MMGRYFNLIRHDGNRSLFTALEISTLSLLGGLPIHIHVEGLRGTGKTTIIRSAKDILPRIERIKGCPYNCDPAYPHCPVHRSMTQDEIRGIGTEWIRMPFLEISHSAKIGTVVGSIDLGRLASAEKAEAALLPGILPRANRGIVFVDEINRLADTSPELTDILLDVMGTKPGRLQIEEVGFASFEMPITLAVWGASNPDEEPGPLEDVRRQLSDRFDFLVTMGRPGEVDTVKEILEANSILRYRERPGGDLPIQADPGLSFRELLLQRSGEMANVDFGTQFMRLLAEIYIDFGLESLRAIESIRLGAIARAALEGRRQINLEDIKIVAPLALRHRVDISTLTNILKFIEEQGSNSREGREAGMLAGGVAEGQKGQSEPDSPPKTAPEQRRMTTGGFSEILSRITRSLTGSARASSKYDVHVRAVMPEDSTGRQGTSGDGSFRDAREGIGQRGGESKLTEPPEDGVPSPPIPARPISSFEISRLIFTEEDLRAK